One uncultured Gellertiella sp. genomic window carries:
- a CDS encoding ABC transporter substrate-binding protein: MLKISKGLLGLATALVLPALMTPAAAKADELTLCWAAWDPANALVELSKDFTAQTGTQMKYEFVPWPNFADRILNELNSGGKLCDLLIGDSQWLGGSAENGYYVKLNDFFDKEGIKMSDFADAAVNAYSTWPKGTPNYWALPAMGDANGWFYRKDWFAKPDLQTAFKAKYGRDLAAPKTWDELQQVAEFFTGKEIDGKKVYGAAIFTERASEGITMGATSALYPFGFKYENTPGKYDMEGAVNSADAVKGLEAYKKLYKTAQPPGYTDSYMGEGLDAFKSGQVAMAMNWFAFFPGLVKDEKVGGDKIGFFVNPSEKIAASTLGGQGISVVANTDNMQGALNYIKWFAQPDVQKKWWKLGGYSVHKAVLNDPGFKDSQPFAADFLVAMNQVEDFWQEPSYAILLQAMQKRLHDYVVADQGTAKEALDALVKDWTQIFQDEGKL; the protein is encoded by the coding sequence ATGCTGAAGATTTCGAAGGGCCTGCTCGGGCTCGCCACCGCACTGGTTCTGCCAGCGCTGATGACACCGGCCGCAGCAAAAGCCGATGAACTGACGCTCTGCTGGGCGGCCTGGGACCCCGCCAATGCGCTGGTGGAACTGTCGAAGGATTTTACCGCGCAAACCGGCACGCAGATGAAGTACGAATTCGTGCCCTGGCCAAATTTCGCCGACCGCATCCTCAACGAACTGAATTCCGGTGGCAAGCTCTGCGATCTCCTGATCGGCGACAGCCAGTGGCTGGGGGGATCGGCTGAAAACGGCTATTACGTCAAGCTCAACGATTTCTTCGACAAGGAAGGCATCAAGATGAGCGATTTCGCCGACGCCGCCGTCAATGCCTATTCCACCTGGCCGAAGGGCACGCCGAATTACTGGGCGCTGCCGGCCATGGGCGACGCGAATGGCTGGTTCTATCGCAAGGACTGGTTTGCCAAGCCCGATCTGCAGACCGCCTTCAAGGCAAAATACGGCCGTGACCTCGCTGCCCCGAAGACCTGGGACGAGTTGCAGCAGGTCGCCGAATTCTTCACCGGCAAGGAAATCGACGGCAAGAAGGTCTATGGGGCGGCGATCTTCACCGAGCGCGCTTCGGAAGGCATCACCATGGGGGCGACTTCGGCGCTGTACCCGTTCGGTTTCAAGTATGAAAACACCCCCGGCAAATATGACATGGAGGGCGCCGTCAATTCCGCCGATGCGGTCAAGGGGCTGGAAGCCTACAAGAAACTCTACAAGACCGCCCAGCCGCCGGGTTATACCGACAGCTACATGGGCGAAGGTCTCGACGCCTTCAAGTCCGGACAGGTCGCCATGGCGATGAACTGGTTTGCCTTCTTCCCCGGCCTCGTCAAGGACGAGAAGGTGGGGGGCGACAAGATCGGCTTCTTCGTCAATCCCTCGGAAAAAATCGCCGCCTCGACGCTTGGCGGTCAGGGCATCTCGGTTGTCGCCAATACCGACAACATGCAGGGTGCGCTCAACTATATCAAATGGTTCGCCCAGCCCGACGTGCAGAAGAAATGGTGGAAGCTCGGCGGCTATTCGGTCCACAAGGCCGTGCTCAACGACCCCGGTTTCAAGGACAGCCAGCCCTTTGCTGCCGATTTCCTGGTGGCGATGAACCAGGTGGAGGACTTCTGGCAGGAACCCTCCTATGCCATCCTGCTGCAGGCCATGCAGAAGCGCCTGCATGACTATGTCGTGGCTGACCAGGGCACGGCCAAGGAAGCCCTTGACGCGCTGGTCAAGGACTGGACGCAGATCTTCCAGGATGAAGGCAAGCTCTGA
- a CDS encoding methyl-accepting chemotaxis protein, translated as MAGGFAMVLGAAAFGVWAFTTSEMTAAIEKIRAKEETDTRDHAHQVEQALKQVYQNIRTLSMLPDVRGMDRHASNLGPSAKATIQQVYNNLWSNVSVSEIYFIPESFDPAKTDPVTGKPEAPALMYDEMITGEGPATTATASNDSTVLEQPEVEDDEYALIHGQIGYFRSHLPDNHSIEGLNIPIVSGSTVVTCDNSDFNRTLVNYDRQGLVFSVPFFKPDGTFGGVVSAIVRLRVLEKYLPVADAALVNSGYHLAISSTDPGQATASKDFVYDGAADPSLPYSEVVSLDIPDPQGAWKFWRGMSAAAFENNGEIMKIRSQATAGYVTIAVAGVLILLLAYAFNRRILRPAQRITAALIDISQGKIDREVPLAARKDMLGDISRAVTTFKNKVTELRDADQARAREAVERMQLQEEREAEAARRASDVLVVVQNLGAGLERLADCNISMTIDEAFVADFEQIRHDFNRSISAFQDTLTEVLDNTARVQATSAEMSEAADDLARRSEQQAAALEQTSAALEEINVNVSMSKEGASQTRALVSEAHSCSTQSSSVVDEAIAAMERIQRSSSEISNIIGVIDQIAFQTNLLALNAGVEAARAGDAGKGFAVVAHEVRELAQRCTTAARQIKDLIGKSSEEVESGVKLVGATGQALKRIDTYVESIDERVARIVSAISEQSIGLNEVTSGLHSIDEMTQRNAALSQSTADLSIQLSSDANGLSELVARFKLNRREGTRSAEAPVWSEAQRRANRTMKRSA; from the coding sequence ATGGCGGGCGGTTTTGCCATGGTGCTGGGGGCTGCAGCTTTCGGGGTATGGGCCTTTACCACGTCGGAAATGACTGCAGCCATCGAGAAAATCAGGGCGAAGGAGGAGACCGACACGCGCGATCACGCCCACCAGGTCGAGCAGGCGCTGAAGCAGGTCTACCAGAACATCCGTACGCTTTCGATGCTGCCCGATGTGCGTGGCATGGATCGCCACGCCAGCAACCTCGGCCCATCCGCAAAGGCGACGATCCAGCAGGTCTACAACAACCTCTGGAGCAATGTCAGCGTATCGGAAATCTACTTCATTCCGGAAAGTTTCGACCCTGCGAAAACCGATCCCGTGACCGGCAAGCCGGAAGCTCCGGCGCTGATGTATGACGAGATGATCACCGGCGAAGGGCCGGCAACCACGGCGACCGCAAGCAATGACAGCACGGTTCTCGAACAGCCGGAAGTGGAAGACGACGAATATGCGCTGATCCACGGGCAGATCGGCTATTTCCGTTCCCACCTTCCGGACAATCACTCGATTGAAGGCCTGAACATTCCGATTGTCTCGGGCTCGACCGTCGTCACCTGCGACAATTCCGATTTCAACCGCACGCTGGTGAATTACGATCGGCAGGGACTGGTGTTCTCGGTGCCCTTTTTCAAGCCGGATGGCACCTTCGGCGGTGTGGTCTCCGCCATCGTGCGGCTGCGGGTGCTGGAAAAATACCTGCCGGTGGCCGATGCCGCACTGGTCAATTCCGGCTATCACCTCGCCATTTCCTCCACCGATCCCGGCCAGGCAACGGCGTCGAAGGACTTTGTCTATGATGGCGCGGCAGATCCGTCGCTGCCCTATTCGGAAGTCGTGTCGCTGGATATTCCGGATCCCCAGGGGGCCTGGAAATTCTGGCGCGGCATGTCTGCCGCGGCTTTCGAAAACAACGGCGAGATCATGAAGATCCGCAGCCAGGCAACCGCCGGTTATGTCACCATTGCTGTCGCGGGCGTGCTGATCCTGCTGCTGGCCTATGCCTTCAACCGGCGCATCCTGCGCCCCGCCCAGCGCATCACCGCAGCCCTCATCGACATCTCGCAGGGCAAGATCGACCGGGAAGTGCCGCTGGCGGCCCGCAAGGACATGCTGGGCGATATCAGCCGGGCGGTGACAACCTTCAAGAACAAGGTGACGGAATTGCGGGACGCCGATCAGGCGCGGGCCCGCGAGGCGGTCGAGCGCATGCAATTGCAGGAAGAGCGCGAGGCGGAAGCGGCACGGCGTGCCAGCGACGTGCTGGTCGTGGTGCAGAATCTCGGCGCAGGCCTCGAACGGCTGGCGGACTGCAACATCAGCATGACCATTGACGAGGCCTTTGTTGCCGATTTCGAACAGATCCGCCACGATTTCAACCGCTCGATCAGCGCTTTTCAGGATACGCTGACCGAGGTGCTCGACAATACAGCGCGGGTGCAGGCAACCAGCGCGGAAATGTCGGAAGCCGCCGATGACCTCGCCCGCCGCTCGGAACAGCAGGCGGCAGCGCTGGAACAGACCAGCGCGGCGCTTGAAGAAATCAATGTGAATGTCTCCATGTCGAAGGAAGGCGCCAGCCAGACCCGGGCTCTCGTCAGCGAAGCCCATAGCTGCTCGACCCAGTCGAGCTCGGTGGTTGATGAGGCGATTGCCGCAATGGAGCGCATCCAGCGCTCGTCGAGCGAAATCTCCAACATCATCGGGGTGATCGACCAGATCGCCTTCCAGACCAATCTTCTGGCGCTGAACGCCGGCGTCGAGGCGGCGCGCGCGGGTGACGCGGGCAAGGGTTTTGCCGTGGTGGCGCACGAAGTGCGCGAGCTCGCCCAGCGCTGCACCACAGCGGCCCGGCAGATCAAGGACCTGATCGGCAAATCCTCCGAAGAGGTCGAAAGTGGCGTCAAGCTGGTCGGAGCGACAGGCCAGGCCCTGAAACGGATCGATACCTATGTCGAATCGATCGATGAACGGGTTGCCCGTATCGTCAGCGCCATTTCCGAACAGTCGATCGGTCTGAACGAGGTCACGTCAGGCCTGCATTCCATCGACGAGATGACCCAGCGCAACGCCGCGCTCAGCCAGAGCACCGCCGATCTCAGCATTCAGCTTTCCAGCGATGCCAACGGCTTGTCGGAGCTTGTCGCCCGCTTCAAGCTGAACCGTCGCGAAGGGACCCGCTCCGCCGAGGCCCCGGTCTGGAGCGAGGCACAACGCCGTGCAAACCGGACAATGAAGCGCTCGGCATAA
- the mgtA gene encoding magnesium-translocating P-type ATPase yields MSDPTAIVPHPPFWTQTSEALAAQLRAPAEGLTGAEARDRLARYGPNSDRIVKADSAARGIARRLLEPLAIILLIAGLVSVGTGDVAGGTIIILILMLSIGLDTFQEGQAVRAAEVLRQSVALKAEVLRDGAYVEINVDQVVPGDRMRVRAGDIVPADALILDSTAFTANEASLTGEPYAVEKHAGMVTALSASEAVNALFRGSVAETGEAVALVAGTGPDTVFGAAAAALSQDQTLSPFQRDLHDYGVAVARLTMGLVLAVLAARVLLGQPMLDSLLFSVALAVGLTPELLPMITTVTLSRGAIRMAGKKVIVKRLASIHDLGAMSILCTDKTGTLTSAEISLTRSTDFAGTDQSRAAQLAAIAASLGGDRGSLDAALMRANPDAATGWTLLGRLSFNFASRRGAVLAGGAEGAVLIVKGAPESVLPLCSGMRTSAGPLPMDAAARDRAGATVAALAGDGLRAVAVSSRPFADSIAERGAPLDNDDLADMIFEGFAVFADPPKPTAAAAIKRLADAGIRLKILSGDDPVVVRRLANLVGLKVDRVLSGPDIAAMSDAALSVQVRMVHAYGRLAPDQKSRIVRALQTSGHVVGFLGDGINDAPALRLADIGLSVEGASGVAQAAADMILLQSDLEVVADGVEEGRRTFANILKYIRMGASSNFGNMVSMALASLILPFLPMLPVQILVNNLLYDFSEIGIPFDAVRREATAKPQVWDMGGIIRFAGIMGPLSSLFDLLTFGLLILVFHASPEEFRTTWFLESMATQILVIFIIRTGARPWRDLPRPWLTASSLTALALAIALPFTPVGRWFGFVVPPSTLMAGIGVLVVAYLVLAETLKGWAMAPSRHARGNAAARRRLRRQI; encoded by the coding sequence ATGAGCGACCCCACGGCTATCGTCCCCCATCCGCCCTTCTGGACCCAGACCAGCGAGGCACTCGCGGCCCAGCTTCGGGCACCGGCAGAAGGATTGACCGGGGCAGAGGCGCGCGACCGTCTTGCACGATACGGACCCAACAGCGACCGGATCGTCAAGGCCGACAGTGCCGCAAGGGGGATTGCCCGCCGGTTGCTCGAACCTCTCGCCATCATCCTGTTGATTGCCGGTCTGGTTTCGGTCGGAACCGGCGATGTGGCCGGCGGCACGATCATCATTCTGATCCTGATGCTGTCGATCGGCCTCGATACTTTTCAGGAGGGCCAGGCGGTGCGTGCCGCCGAGGTGCTGCGCCAGTCCGTGGCGCTGAAGGCAGAAGTGCTGCGGGACGGTGCCTATGTCGAGATCAATGTCGACCAGGTGGTGCCGGGTGACCGGATGCGGGTCCGGGCCGGCGATATCGTGCCGGCGGATGCGCTGATTCTTGACAGCACCGCCTTTACCGCCAATGAGGCGTCGCTGACCGGCGAGCCCTACGCAGTTGAAAAACACGCCGGCATGGTGACGGCTCTGTCGGCCAGCGAGGCGGTCAATGCCCTGTTTCGCGGCTCGGTTGCCGAGACCGGCGAGGCGGTTGCGCTGGTGGCGGGAACCGGCCCGGACACCGTCTTCGGCGCAGCCGCTGCGGCTCTCTCGCAGGACCAGACCCTTTCGCCCTTCCAGCGCGACCTGCATGATTACGGCGTGGCGGTCGCCCGGCTGACCATGGGGCTGGTGCTGGCAGTTCTTGCCGCACGGGTGCTGCTCGGCCAGCCCATGCTGGATTCCCTGCTGTTTTCCGTCGCACTCGCGGTCGGGCTGACGCCGGAACTGCTGCCGATGATCACCACGGTCACGCTGTCGCGCGGCGCGATCCGGATGGCGGGAAAGAAGGTCATCGTCAAGCGGCTTGCCTCGATCCACGATCTCGGTGCCATGTCCATCCTGTGCACCGACAAGACGGGAACCCTGACCTCGGCGGAAATCTCGCTGACGCGCAGCACAGACTTTGCCGGAACGGATCAATCCCGCGCCGCACAGCTCGCTGCAATCGCTGCCAGCCTTGGCGGGGATCGCGGCTCGCTGGATGCCGCCCTGATGCGGGCAAATCCCGACGCGGCCACGGGCTGGACCCTGCTCGGGAGGTTGAGCTTCAATTTCGCCAGCCGACGCGGTGCCGTGCTTGCGGGCGGCGCCGAAGGGGCGGTGCTGATTGTCAAGGGCGCGCCGGAATCCGTCCTGCCGCTCTGCAGCGGGATGCGCACGTCCGCAGGACCTCTGCCGATGGACGCGGCGGCTCGCGACAGGGCCGGGGCGACGGTCGCCGCCCTTGCCGGTGACGGCTTGCGGGCCGTGGCGGTGTCCTCCCGCCCCTTTGCCGACAGTATTGCCGAAAGAGGTGCCCCGCTCGACAATGACGATCTCGCCGACATGATCTTCGAGGGCTTTGCCGTCTTTGCCGACCCGCCGAAGCCCACCGCCGCTGCCGCGATCAAGCGCCTTGCGGATGCGGGGATCCGGCTGAAAATCCTGTCGGGCGACGATCCTGTCGTGGTCAGGCGACTTGCCAATCTCGTCGGCCTCAAGGTCGACAGGGTGCTGTCAGGCCCCGATATCGCCGCCATGAGCGACGCGGCGCTGTCGGTGCAGGTGCGCATGGTCCATGCCTATGGACGGCTGGCCCCGGACCAGAAATCGCGCATCGTGCGGGCGCTCCAGACATCCGGCCATGTGGTCGGTTTTCTCGGCGACGGGATCAATGACGCGCCGGCCCTGCGGCTTGCCGATATCGGCCTGTCCGTCGAAGGGGCAAGCGGCGTGGCCCAGGCGGCCGCCGACATGATCCTGCTGCAGTCCGATCTGGAAGTGGTGGCAGACGGGGTGGAGGAGGGTCGCCGGACCTTCGCCAATATTCTCAAATATATAAGAATGGGGGCCAGTTCGAATTTCGGCAATATGGTGTCGATGGCGCTTGCCTCGCTGATCCTGCCCTTCCTGCCGATGCTGCCGGTCCAGATCCTCGTCAACAACCTGCTCTATGATTTCTCCGAGATCGGCATTCCCTTTGACGCGGTGCGCCGCGAGGCAACGGCGAAGCCGCAGGTCTGGGACATGGGCGGCATCATCCGTTTTGCCGGGATCATGGGGCCGCTGTCCTCGCTGTTCGATCTCCTGACCTTCGGCCTGCTGATCCTCGTGTTTCATGCGAGCCCGGAAGAATTCCGCACCACCTGGTTCCTCGAATCGATGGCGACGCAAATCCTGGTGATCTTCATCATCCGTACCGGTGCCAGACCCTGGCGCGACCTGCCCCGCCCCTGGCTGACCGCCTCCTCGCTGACGGCGCTGGCACTGGCAATCGCCCTGCCATTCACCCCCGTCGGCAGATGGTTCGGCTTCGTGGTGCCCCCATCGACGCTGATGGCCGGCATCGGCGTGCTTGTTGTCGCCTATCTGGTACTGGCCGAAACGCTGAAGGGCTGGGCCATGGCCCCCTCGCGCCACGCCCGCGGCAACGCTGCCGCCCGCCGCCGCCTTCGCCGTCAGATATAG
- a CDS encoding ABC transporter transmembrane domain-containing protein: MLFAPFTPRPSPRLPKALFRFIWQVSHVHQLGIAGLSILLFVLETAPLELQRRIVNIVSEGGAFHRVVVLALIYAAVGLSEGLVKLFLNLYRNWVSETAISWLRIHIFDVVKRLDGKPSEALGEGIQLSVIVAEAEPIGGFVGDSISQPLLQIGILLAVTGYLLYLQPLMALIIAFVFIPQIVFVKLMQAAINRRVAARTGVMRAISEALVAEGGARDRDGGQHGRIHAIFAINMSMYKIKFSMNFLMNGMVLLGNAAILAAGACFVLSGKTEVGTIVAFISGLAKINDPWGDLIDWYRSLKVTEIKYDLVRRVTETPED; encoded by the coding sequence ATGCTGTTTGCCCCCTTTACCCCCCGTCCCTCGCCCCGGCTGCCGAAGGCGCTGTTCCGCTTCATCTGGCAGGTGAGCCATGTGCACCAGCTTGGCATCGCCGGTCTGTCGATCCTGCTGTTTGTGCTGGAAACCGCACCGCTCGAATTGCAGCGCCGGATCGTCAACATCGTCTCGGAAGGCGGGGCCTTCCATCGGGTGGTGGTCCTGGCGCTGATCTATGCGGCCGTGGGGCTCAGCGAAGGCCTGGTGAAGCTGTTCCTGAACCTCTATCGCAACTGGGTCAGCGAGACCGCGATCAGCTGGTTGCGCATCCATATATTCGACGTGGTCAAGCGGCTGGATGGCAAGCCATCCGAAGCCCTCGGCGAAGGAATACAGCTCTCTGTCATCGTCGCGGAGGCCGAACCGATTGGCGGCTTTGTCGGCGACAGCATCTCGCAGCCCTTGCTGCAGATCGGCATCCTGCTCGCGGTGACCGGCTATCTCCTGTATTTGCAGCCGCTGATGGCGCTGATCATCGCCTTCGTCTTCATTCCGCAGATTGTCTTCGTCAAGCTGATGCAGGCGGCGATCAACCGCCGGGTGGCGGCCAGAACCGGGGTGATGCGGGCCATCAGCGAGGCGCTGGTGGCCGAAGGCGGCGCGCGGGACCGCGATGGCGGGCAGCATGGCCGTATCCACGCCATTTTCGCCATCAACATGTCGATGTACAAGATCAAGTTCAGCATGAACTTCCTGATGAATGGCATGGTCCTGCTCGGCAATGCCGCCATTCTGGCGGCGGGGGCCTGTTTCGTCCTGAGCGGCAAGACGGAAGTCGGCACCATCGTTGCATTCATCTCTGGCCTGGCCAAAATCAACGATCCCTGGGGCGATCTCATCGACTGGTATCGTTCGCTGAAGGTGACCGAGATCAAATATGACCTTGTGCGCCGCGTGACCGAAACCCCTGAGGACTGA
- a CDS encoding chaperone modulator CbpM produces MDEFEFRQHLQIEFTVLESFIAEGWLVPLQLDDRPAFTDADLARARLILDLRDQMGVNEAGIDIVMELIDQLHGLRSRMGTLLDSLNGREMRPERRSARAIIDLE; encoded by the coding sequence ATGGACGAATTCGAATTCCGCCAGCATCTGCAGATCGAGTTTACCGTGCTTGAAAGCTTTATCGCCGAGGGCTGGCTGGTGCCGCTTCAGCTGGACGACAGACCGGCATTTACCGACGCGGATCTTGCCCGCGCCCGGCTGATCCTCGACCTGCGTGACCAGATGGGTGTCAACGAAGCGGGCATCGACATTGTCATGGAACTGATTGACCAGTTGCATGGCCTGCGCAGCCGGATGGGGACCCTGCTCGACAGCCTGAACGGGCGGGAGATGCGCCCGGAGCGCCGATCCGCCCGTGCCATCATCGATCTGGAGTGA
- a CDS encoding DnaJ C-terminal domain-containing protein, which yields MADDPYDILGVKRTATQKEIQTAYRKLAKKLHPDLNPGNTASEEKFKAAASAYAILSDEDKRKRFDSGEIDASGADAPPKHYYRDYAGTAGQKDRYANAGGYADFGDGDDIFSSFFSRRAGAGGTARARGQDRHFAMEVEFLDAFNGIHRDISLPDGPPLDIRIPPGTRDGQTLRLRGKGDAGFNGGEAGDALIEIRVRPHPLFRLDGDDIRFELPISISEAVLGGKIDVPTPSGPLHVTLPAHSNSGKVLRLKGKGAPKRDGAHGDLFLTLKILLPEKADAALSDFVRDWQAGKAQAPRRTMGV from the coding sequence ATGGCTGACGATCCCTACGACATTCTCGGCGTCAAGCGGACCGCGACGCAAAAGGAGATACAGACGGCCTATCGCAAGCTTGCCAAGAAGCTGCATCCCGATCTCAATCCGGGCAACACGGCATCGGAAGAGAAATTCAAGGCAGCCGCCTCCGCCTATGCCATCCTGTCTGATGAGGACAAGCGCAAGCGCTTCGACAGCGGCGAGATCGATGCTTCCGGAGCCGATGCGCCGCCAAAACACTATTATCGCGATTATGCCGGAACGGCGGGACAAAAGGACCGCTATGCCAATGCCGGGGGCTATGCCGATTTCGGGGACGGCGACGATATATTCTCGAGCTTCTTTTCACGTCGCGCCGGAGCGGGCGGAACGGCAAGAGCGCGTGGCCAGGACCGGCATTTTGCCATGGAGGTCGAATTTCTCGACGCTTTCAACGGCATCCACCGCGACATCAGCCTGCCCGATGGCCCGCCTCTCGACATCAGGATACCACCCGGCACCCGCGACGGGCAGACCCTGCGGTTGCGGGGCAAGGGCGACGCCGGTTTCAATGGCGGCGAAGCCGGCGATGCGCTGATCGAAATCCGGGTGCGGCCCCACCCTCTCTTTCGGCTTGATGGCGATGACATCCGGTTCGAGCTGCCGATCTCGATTTCGGAGGCCGTGCTGGGTGGCAAGATCGACGTCCCGACCCCATCCGGCCCGCTGCACGTGACGCTGCCTGCCCATTCCAACAGCGGCAAGGTGCTCAGGCTGAAGGGAAAGGGTGCGCCAAAACGCGACGGCGCGCACGGCGATCTGTTTCTGACGCTGAAAATCCTGCTGCCCGAGAAAGCAGACGCCGCGCTTTCAGACTTTGTACGCGACTGGCAGGCCGGAAAGGCGCAAGCCCCGCGCCGGACCATGGGAGTGTGA